The genome window GGACGATCCGGCATTCAACGGCTTATCCGGTCATAGCGTACCGAATATGACGAAACGCCATCTCGCCTACCTCGCGTGTGCCGCAGCGCTCGTCGCGTCGGGGTGCGGCGCCACCGCCGACTCCCTCCCCGCGACGCCCGGCACCCGCACGGTGCGTCCGGGAGACTCGATCCAGAAGGCGGTGGACGCCGCCAAACCGGGAGACACCATCCTCCTCGCCGCCGGCACCTACCGGGAGAGCGTTCGGGTGACCACCTCCGGGCTGACCCTGCGCGGCATGGGCCGGAGCACCGTCATCGCACCGGCCGACAAAGCGGCCGCAAACGCCTGCGCGAAGGCCGGCAACGGGATCTGCGTCGAGGGGACGCAGGGGCACCCCGTCACGGACACCACCATCGCCTCCCTCGCCCTGACCGGCTTCTCCAAGAGCGGCCTGTGGTCGACGTGGACCGACCGGCTGACCGTCCGGCACGTGACCGCCGAGAAGAACAAGGTGTGGGGCATCGCGCAGGAGCGCTCCACCCGGGGCGTGTTCCTGGACAACACCGCCCGCGACAACGGCGACGCGGGCCTGTTCCTCGCCAACACGGTGGCCTCCGAGGGCGGGGCCACGGACACCAAGGGCGCGGTGATCGCGCACAACCGTCTCCAGGGCAACCGGATCGGCGTGACCGTCCGCCGCCTGAGGGACCTCACCGTCATGAGCAACGACGTCAGCGCCAACTGCGCGGGGGTCTTCGTCGTCGGGGACGAGAACAGGCCGCGGGCCGGCGCCCTGACCGTGAGCGACAACGCCATCCGTCAGAACAACAAGTCCTGCCCGAAGACCACCCGGCTGCCCGCCCTGCAGGGCTCCGGGATCGTCCTGACCGGGGCCGAGAACACCCTGGTGACCCGGAACACGATCACGGACCACATGGGCAAGTCCCCGCTCTCCGGCGGCATCGTGCTCTTCAGGAGCATGGTGGGCGCCTCGAACGAACGCAACCAGATCACCGGCAACACGGTGCGGCGCAACGCCCCGGCGGACCTCGTCAACGGGGAAGCCGGCAAGGGCAACACCTTCCAGGGCAACACCTGCGGCGCCTCCAAGCCCGCGGGCCTGTGCTGACGCCGCGGCACCACCGCAAGGACCGTTCCTTACAGCCGACCTGATCCGAAAGACAGACCCTTGCGGACCCAGAGAGGAAAGGCAGCACATGACGACCGTAAGCCCTGCCCCACCGCCCTCCATGCGCCTGCGGGAACTCGCGTTCGGGGCGGCGTGCGCCGCCGCCCTCCGCGCCGCCGCCCGGCTGGGCGTCGCCGACGCGCTCGGGGACGGCCCCATGGCCGTGGAGGACCTCGCGGCCGCGGTGAAGACCGAACCCCGGCCGCTGCGGCGGCTGCTGCGGACCCTGACCTGCTACGGCGTCTTCGCCGAGCACGAGAACGGGACGTTCGCACACACCGACATGTCCCGGCTGTTGCGCGAGGACGACCCGAACAGCCTGCGCTACATCACCCTGTGGTGCACCGAACCGTGGACGTGGAACGCGTGGCCGAAGCTGGACGAGGCGGTGCGCACCGGCCGGAACGTCGTCGAGGACCTGTACGGCAAGGAGTTCTTCACCTACCTCAACGAGGACGCCCCGGAGTCGGCCGACGTCTTCAACCGGGCCATGACGACCTCCAGCCGGCAGTCGGCGCGGGACGTCGCCGAGCTCCTCGACCTGTCGGGGAGCTCCTCGGTCGCCGACATCGGCGGCGGCCAGGGGCATGTGGTGGCGAGCCTGCTGGAGAAGTACCCGTCGATGCACGGAACGCTGCTGGACCTGCCCCCCGTGGTGCGGAACGCCGACCCGCGGCTGCGGGAGGGCGGCGCCCTCGCCGACCGGGTGCGCATCGTGCCGGGCGACTGCCGCGAGGCCATCCCGGTCAAGGCCGACGTCTACATCATCAAGAACATCCTCGAGTGGGACGACGACTCGACCGCCCGGTGCCTGCGCAACGTCGTCGCGGCGGGCGGCCCCGGGGCGCGGGTCGTGGTCATCGAGAACCTCGTCGACGACACCCCCTCGATGCGGTTCTCCACCGCCATGGACCTGCTGCTGCTCCTCAACGTGGGCGGGGCCAAGCACACCACGAAGAGCATGGTGGACCGGATCACCGCAGCAGGCCTGATCATCGACGACATCCGCCCGGTCAACCCCTACCTGCACGCGTTCGACTGCAGCGTGCCCCAGTGAACAGCGGCGCAGCGTGCCCCGTGAACAACGTGTCCCGGTGAACGACATCCCCCACTGAACGACGACCGCCACCGGCCCACGGGTCCTCCCCCACAGGCCAGATGCCACAGGCCACCGGTCGCCGGGTCCGCGGTGCGCGCGGGCCCGGCGACCGGTGGCCGTTCGGGTGGTTCGGACGGTGGGGTCGGGGTCGGTTCAGCGAGCGGAGTCCCGCTCCCAGCGGTAGAAGCACTGCGCCATCGCGTCCTTCGGGGAACGCCAGGTGGCCGGGTCGTAGGCGCTGACGTACGCCGTGAGCCGCTCGCTGACGTCCCGGAAGGCCGGGTGCTGGGCCACCTTGGCGATGGCCGGGCCGGGCTCCTGCTCGGCCTCGATCACATGCATGTAGACGTCGCCGAACTGCCACAGGGTGCGCCGGGTGACCCCGACGAGGTGCGGCAGCTCTCCCCGGTCGGACTCCTCGAAGACCTTGGCGATGTCCGGGGCCGATCCGGGGGCCATACGGGCGACGATCAGGGCCTGGTGCATGAGCATGTCCTCCGTCCGGTTCAGTCGGCCAGCGCAGGCGCGGGCCGTGACTCGGCGGCGGCCTTCTCGATGCGGTCCCGGATCAGGGCCATCTGCACCTTGGAGTTCCGGTTGATGTTGTCGGTCATCCAGTCGTCGTCGACCGGGGCGTCGGGCTTCATCGCGAAGTCCTGCGTCCACACCATCCGGGTGCCCTCGGTGACCTCCTCGTACTGCCACCGGATGTTCATGTACGCGAAGGGCCCCGGCTCGACACGGCGGGCCTTGACGGTGAGCGTGGGACGGTCCGTCTCCCGCTCCGAGACCCAGCTCCACACCGTGCCGTTCTGGTCGGGGTGCATGGTCAGCCGGAAGGTGGTCCTGTTGCCCTCGCGGGAGAGCACGTCCACGGAGGCGTACTCGCTGAACAGGTTCGGCCAGTTCTCCAGGTCGTTGGTCATGTCCCAGACCAGGTCCACCGGCGCGGCGATGGTGATGGCGTT of Streptomyces cynarae contains these proteins:
- a CDS encoding SRPBCC family protein, whose amino-acid sequence is MAGHTENAITIAAPVDLVWDMTNDLENWPNLFSEYASVDVLSREGNRTTFRLTMHPDQNGTVWSWVSERETDRPTLTVKARRVEPGPFAYMNIRWQYEEVTEGTRMVWTQDFAMKPDAPVDDDWMTDNINRNSKVQMALIRDRIEKAAAESRPAPALAD
- a CDS encoding methyltransferase, with the translated sequence MTTVSPAPPPSMRLRELAFGAACAAALRAAARLGVADALGDGPMAVEDLAAAVKTEPRPLRRLLRTLTCYGVFAEHENGTFAHTDMSRLLREDDPNSLRYITLWCTEPWTWNAWPKLDEAVRTGRNVVEDLYGKEFFTYLNEDAPESADVFNRAMTTSSRQSARDVAELLDLSGSSSVADIGGGQGHVVASLLEKYPSMHGTLLDLPPVVRNADPRLREGGALADRVRIVPGDCREAIPVKADVYIIKNILEWDDDSTARCLRNVVAAGGPGARVVVIENLVDDTPSMRFSTAMDLLLLLNVGGAKHTTKSMVDRITAAGLIIDDIRPVNPYLHAFDCSVPQ
- a CDS encoding right-handed parallel beta-helix repeat-containing protein produces the protein MTKRHLAYLACAAALVASGCGATADSLPATPGTRTVRPGDSIQKAVDAAKPGDTILLAAGTYRESVRVTTSGLTLRGMGRSTVIAPADKAAANACAKAGNGICVEGTQGHPVTDTTIASLALTGFSKSGLWSTWTDRLTVRHVTAEKNKVWGIAQERSTRGVFLDNTARDNGDAGLFLANTVASEGGATDTKGAVIAHNRLQGNRIGVTVRRLRDLTVMSNDVSANCAGVFVVGDENRPRAGALTVSDNAIRQNNKSCPKTTRLPALQGSGIVLTGAENTLVTRNTITDHMGKSPLSGGIVLFRSMVGASNERNQITGNTVRRNAPADLVNGEAGKGNTFQGNTCGASKPAGLC
- a CDS encoding TcmI family type II polyketide cyclase, which codes for MHQALIVARMAPGSAPDIAKVFEESDRGELPHLVGVTRRTLWQFGDVYMHVIEAEQEPGPAIAKVAQHPAFRDVSERLTAYVSAYDPATWRSPKDAMAQCFYRWERDSAR